The Ralstonia pseudosolanacearum genome includes the window TGCCAGAACGTCGCGCCCAGGCTGGCCGCGCCCTCTTCCAGCGTCTTCAGGTCTTGCGCGGCGCAGACCGCCGCCACCGAGCGCACCATGAACGGCAGCGTGAACACCACGTGCCCGCAGACGATGAACCACACGCTCTCGCGGAACGCGCCCACGCCGCCGTACGCGATGATCAGGCCGAGCGCCGTCGCCAGGCCCGGCAGCGCCACCGGCAAGGTCAGGCACTCCTCGACCAGGCGGCTGGTGCGGCTCGGGCGGCGCGCCAGCACATAGCCGGCCGGCACGCCCGCCGCCAGCACGATCGCCAGCGTGCACAGCGCCACCAGCAGCGACATCCAGATCGACGCGTGATAGGTCTCCCACACCTGGGCGACCCAGTCGAAGGTCCAGCCGCTCTTGAAGCCGCGGATGTAGTTGCGCGTCAGCCCCACGGCCATCGACAGCACCACCGGCACGATCAGGAACAGGCACAGCAGCAGCGTCACCAGCCACTGCGCCATCGGCAGCAGGCGCTTCATGCCGCGGCTCCCGCCTGAG containing:
- a CDS encoding ABC transporter permease is translated as MKRLLPMAQWLVTLLLCLFLIVPVVLSMAVGLTRNYIRGFKSGWTFDWVAQVWETYHASIWMSLLVALCTLAIVLAAGVPAGYVLARRPSRTSRLVEECLTLPVALPGLATALGLIIAYGGVGAFRESVWFIVCGHVVFTLPFMVRSVAAVCAAQDLKTLEEGAASLGATFWQRFRTIVLPNARPGILAGALTVVTLSVGEFNLTWMLHTPQTKTLPVGLADTYASMRLEIASAYTLIFFVMIVPLLVLMQRFGGLRTTNGNPSR